In the genome of Longimicrobium sp., the window AGGTTCACCCCGGTGCTGATCCACCCGTACGAGCGGTAGCGGGGGAACGGGAAGGTGGCGATCGCCGAGGCCGACCGCTCCCGCTGCACCAGGTCGGGAAAGGTGTCCACGGTGAATCCGTCCCACTCCTGGCGCGCCGAAAAGCCGAGCACCGGCGTTCCCAGCCGCGAGAAGAGGTACGCCGCCGCACCGCCGACCCGCCCGCTGGCCGGGTACACCTGCGCCGCGAGGGCCCAGGCGTGCCGGTCCACCACGTCGGAGCCGCCCGTTGCCACGCCCCGGACCGGACCAAGGAATTCGTCTTCGAAGACCAGCGGCGACCAGGTGGTCGGGCGCAGCGTGCGCCACGGGGAGTACGGACGCGAGGGACCACCGGCCGTCCGCCGGTATCGCTCCGTCTCACGAGGCGGCGAAGCGAACTCGGCCGCCACCGGCGGGGCCGTGCGCCAGGTGGCGGGATCGAACGGAATGCGCGCCAGGTGATAGCCGTCCGCGCGGTACCAGGAAAAGGCGATCCAGCGCCCGTCCGGCGACACGTCCGGCTGAAAGCCGCCGGAAAGCAGGTTGGTGATCTGCATCAGCCGGCCGGCCTGCAGGTCGTACGCGTACAGGTTGGAGATGCCCGTGCGGTCGGACGAGAACACCACGTAGCGGCCGTCGGGCGACCACGCCGGGTGCAGGTCCAGCGCGCGGTCCGCCGTCAGCTCACGGATCACCCGGCCGGCGGTGTCCATCACCACCACGTCGAACAGCCCGCCGGTGCGCCAGCGGCTGGCGGCGATCCGCGAGCCGTCGGGCGACCAGCGCGGCATCGACCAGCGCACGTCGGGGTCGTCGCCGGTCAGCGGGCGCGGGTTGCGGCCGTCCGCATCCACCAGCACCAGCTCGGTCGATTCTCCCCCGCCCCGAGCCGCCACGATCCGCCCATCCGCCCGCCGCATGTCGGGCTCCAGCAGCCGGGCGCCGCGGCTCATCCGCTCCGCACCGCCGTCCACGTCCACCGCGTACAAATCCGAAAAGGCGCGATACGGATCGACGAGGTCCACCTGCGCCGTCACCAACCCCTGCCCGTCCCCCCGCCACGACACCGGGCCGATGGACGTGCGCCCGGCGATCACCTGCACGTCGCCCTCCGGCCCCAGGATGCGGGTGGAGGGATCGTCGCGCCCCGTGTAGGCGGAGTAGGCGATGCGCGACCCGTCGGGCGAGTACCGCGGCCACTCCGTGTTGCGGCCGGAGGTGGTCAGCAGCTCGGGCTCGGTCAGCCCGGCGGCGCGGAGGGAATCGGCGGCGGCGGCGTAGCGTGCCTGCAGCTCTTGCCGCCACTCGCCGTACGCGCTAGAGAACGAGACGCCGTACGCTTTCCGCGCGGCCGCATCCACCGCGTAGGGGATGAGGCGGCGGCCGACGGTGCGGACGAACTCGCCCGCGCGCTCCGGCCCGTACCGGTGCGAGAGCCAGTCGGCGAACTCGGAGCCGTAGACGTACGCGGCCCCGCCGCCGGGCCAGTCGGCCGGGTCGCCGGCCAGGCGGTCGATGGGAAAGAACTCGTCCTCGAGCACGGCCGTGCGCAGCACCATCTCGTGGTAGCTGCCGTGCACGCGGCCGGCGCCGGTCAGGCGAGATTCCAGGTAGGTGGCCAGCCCCTCGGTGGTCCAGCGGGGGACGAACAGGTTGGGATACAGCAGCGGGTTGCGGCCGAAGATCAGGCGCAGGTTGGCCAGGATGCCGCTGGCGTGGTCCAGGTGGTGGATGTGCGCCAGCTCGTGCCCCACCACCAGCTCCAGCCAGTCGTAGGTGTAGGCCAGGGTCGGCTCGTCGACGGGCGGATGCGCGTACACCACCACGCGGTTGCGCGGGAACGGCGTGGCGAAGCCATTGGCGAAGTCCACGTTGTCGGCCAGCACCAGGTGAACGCGGCCGGCGGGGGCGGGCACCAGCGCGGCTTCCAGCAGCACGCGCGCCTCCTCGGCCCGCGCGGCCGCGCGCCGGGCGAAGTCCTCGAGCCCTTCCGAGTAGTGCACCTGGAAGTGCTCGGTGTCGAACGTACGCCACCGCGCATCCGGCGCCACCTGCGCGCGAACCGGCGCGGACGCGAGCGCCGACAGCGTCAGAGCGCTGGCGGTGATGTGGGCGAGAAAAGAACGAACGGCCCGGATTCGGGTCATGGAAACACTCATCGGAAGATTAGTCATCCAGAGGCGCAGGCGCCCCTCTCCCCGCCCCTCCCTGCACAAACTGCGTGCGGAGAGGGGGGAACGTCGATGCAGAGGAGGTTGATTGGGCGCGGCGGCGGGCGCCCCCCATCCCCAGCCCTTCCCCCGCAAACTGCGCGGGGGAAGGGAGCCAGCCCGGTGCGCTTCGGTGAGTTCGGCGCAATGCCCGGCTGCCCTCTCCCCCCGCCCCCTCTCCCGCAAGCGGGAGAGGGGGAGAACTGCATCAAGTCCGGTCGCGCCACACGGCCGAATTCGCACCCCGGCCAGCCAGTCTGCGAAGGCAGACTTCGTGTGGTCGTTGCAGCGAATTCATTCGCCCGTGCCGGAGGCGGCCTCGGTCTCCGTGACCGCTGCCGCGCCCTGGCTTGTCTCCCTTCCGCGGCTAGATCCTTCGCCCCGCCAGGTATCGTGTGCGGTTCGGTCCGGTGCGCCTGGGGCTCAGGATGACAGGCCTTGGCGCGCTCCCGGATTCACTTCCGCACCTCCGCACTCCGCACTCCGCACTCCGCAATTTCGTACTTCGCACTTCCGCACTTCCCCGTCACCGCCCCGCGCGCCCCTCCAGGAACGCGCGGATCGCGCGGAAATGCGCGGCGGCGATGCGCTCGTGCACCGCGGGGTCGCGGAGCGCCGCCTCCTGCTGCGGAATCATCAGGAACATGGTTTCCGTCAGCACCGAGGGCATCCACGTCGGCCGGGTGAGCGCCAGGTCGGCCCGGGCGATCCCCAGGTCGCGCAGACCGATCTCGGCCAGGATCTCGGCCTGCATGTGCCGCGCGAGGTGCAGCGACTGCGGCTGGTTGTAGAACACCGTGGTGCCGTTGTTCTCCCACGGGTTCACCCCGTCGGGGAACGCGTTGTTGTGCACCGACACCAGGAAGTGCGCGTCCTCCACCGTCGCGCGCAGCGGGCGCGCGCCCAGGTCCACCGCCTGCGCGTCGGGCCGCGTCTCCAGCACCTCGGCGCCGGCCTCGCGCAGCATGCGGACGAGGTGCTTGCTGATGGCCAGGTTCGCCTCGGCCTCCGTAAGCCCCGTCGGCCCGATGGCGCCGCCGGGCGGATGGCCCGCGTCGATGGCGATGCGCAGCGCACGCATGGGCATCCGCGGGTCGATGCGCGGCGGACGGCGCACGCGGACTACCAGCGCGCCGGACTCGTCCCAGAACGTGCGCCATCCCCACACCGGTTCCGCCAGCTCCAGGCGCACCGTGTACAGGTCGTCGCGCGGCTGGTTCCACTCCGCTCGCCTCACCAGCGGGTCGGCGTGGCCGTAATGCAGCCAGTTGGTGCGGCTCTCCGCGCCGTAGACGCTGATGGTCAGCGCGTCGTCCTCGGCCCGCACCTCGAACGTCAGGCGGTCGGATGTGGAAAGCCGCACGTCGATCCATCCCGGCGCCGGGTCCAGCCGCACGGCGCCCACAGTTCCCGTCACCGCCGGAGCGCCCGCGGGCTCCAGCCGCAGGTCGCCCACGGGCACCCACACCGACTGGTCGCCCGACAGCCGCACCCGGTAGGCTCCCTCGCGCTCACCGGTGATGGTGAAGCGGGTGCCGTTGGGGAAGCTCCAGTGGTATGGCGTGCCGCTTCCCGGCAGCGCCGTGCCGATCACCATCCCGTCCGGCCGGGCCGACGCGGCGACGCCCGTCCGCGTTTCGCCCGCCCGCAGGACTGCCGCGGAAAGCTCCAGCGGCTCGCGCATCGTGCGCCCATCCAGCACGTACTCGATCATCGCCGTCCCCGCGCGCGCGCCAGAACCCGCCAGCGTGGGCGCGCGCACGGCGGTGTCGCGCGCGGCCAGCGGCTGCGAGAGCGCGAAGCTTCCCGCATACTCGGTGAACTCGCGCGGCACCGACGTGCGGTCCTGCATGAAGCCCTCGTCGCGCTCCACCGTCCGGCGCTCCACCAGCGGAACCGAGCTGCCGTCAGGAAACACCAGTCGCGCCTGCGCGCCGGGCGAGCCGCGGAAGCGCACCGTCACCGACTCGCCCTCCATCCCCGTGACCGTTCCGCGCGGCAGGATGGAGCCGCCCACGATGCCGGTGGACGTGCGCCCGCCGCCACGCCCGCCGGGAACGCGGACGCGCCGCTCCACTTCCGCCGTCCGTCCCCCGGCCGCCGCGCGCAGACGGTACACGCCATCGGCCGGGACGGGCACGAAGCCCAGGAAGGCGCCGTTGGCCGCCACGTCCACCGCGGCGCCGTTGATGGTGAGCGAGGCGCCGCCGGTGCCCACGTTCCCGAAGATGAAGTTGCTGTCCGCGGCCGTCAGCGCGGCGTTCTCGGCCGGGTACATCACCTGGATGCGAAGCGCACCGGTCCCCGCCGGGACGGGCGGCAGCAGGTTGCGGATGGGCGGCGCCTCGCCCGGGCGCAGGGTGCTGGTTTCAGGCCCCACGGCCGGCGGCGGCACGGGCGCTGGCGGGGGCGGGCCGCCGCACGCGGCCAGCAGGGCCAGCGCGAGCAGCGAACGGGCGGAGGTGCGCGTCGTCATGCATCCATCGGAAAAGGGTCAGGCCGGGCGCGTCAGCGGTTCGTCGGCCACCTCGCCCGTGTGCTCCGCCGCGCCCCGCGGGTTCTCGCGCGTCAGCGGCGCCACGATGGGCAGCATCAGCAGCGCGGGGATTCCCGCGGCGATGCTGATCAAAAAGAACTGCGGCCATCCCGTGGCCTTGGCGATGTCGCCGGCGAAGCCCGCCACAAAGTCGCGGGCGAAAGCCATGAAGCTGCTGAGGAGCGCGAACTGCGTCGCGGAGAACTGGCGGCTGCACAGCGACATCATGAACGCCACGAAGCCGGCCGTCACCAGCCCCCCGCTGAAGTTTTCCACCAGGATGGCGCCGGTGAGCAGCGACAGGTCCTTGGGCCGCACCGCCAGCAGGTAGTAGGCGAGGTTGCTGCCCATCTGGATGACGGCCAGGATCCACAGCGAGCGGTTGATGCCCAGCTTGGCGATGAACGCTCCGCCCACGAGCACGCCGGCGATGGTGGCCGCCAGCCCCAATGCCTGCGTGATCGCCCCCACCTCGGTGAGCGTGTAGCCGACGTCCAGCAGGAACGGGTTGGCCATGTTCTGCACGAACCGGTCGGCCATGGAGTACAGGATGATGAACAGCAGCAGGAGCGGCCCCATCGTGGGGCCGGCGCGGTGGTAGAACTCCATGAACGGCTTCACCACCGCGTCGGCCAGCGAGGCGGGGGGCCCCTCGCGCAGCACCGGCTCGGGCGCCAGGAACGTCCCCAGGATGCCGAGGAGCATGAACGCCGCCATGATGATGTACACCGTGCCCCAGGGCATGCGGTCGGCCATCACCAGCGCCAGCCCGCCGGTGAGGATGAGCGCGATGCGGTAGCCCATCACCTTGAGCGACGCGCCCGCGCCCATCTCGCGATCCTCCAGCACGTCCACGCTGTACGCGTCGACGGCGATGTCCTGCGTGGCGCTGAAGAAGGCGATCAGCAGCGTGTTGACGAACAGGATGAATAGCGCCTGCTTGGGATCGTGCAGCGACATCGCGGCGATCAGCAGGCCCAGGAGCACCTGGGTGATCAGCAGCCATCCGCGGCGGCGGCCCAGAAAGGGCGGGATGTAGCGGTCCAGGATGGGCGCCCACAGGAACTTGAGCGTGTACGGCAGCGCCAGCCAGCTTACCCTGCCCACGGTGGCCAGGTCCACGCCTTCCACCGTCATCCAGGCCTGCAGGGTCTTG includes:
- a CDS encoding N-acetylmuramoyl-L-alanine amidase, with the protein product MTTRTSARSLLALALLAACGGPPPPAPVPPPAVGPETSTLRPGEAPPIRNLLPPVPAGTGALRIQVMYPAENAALTAADSNFIFGNVGTGGASLTINGAAVDVAANGAFLGFVPVPADGVYRLRAAAGGRTAEVERRVRVPGGRGGGRTSTGIVGGSILPRGTVTGMEGESVTVRFRGSPGAQARLVFPDGSSVPLVERRTVERDEGFMQDRTSVPREFTEYAGSFALSQPLAARDTAVRAPTLAGSGARAGTAMIEYVLDGRTMREPLELSAAVLRAGETRTGVAASARPDGMVIGTALPGSGTPYHWSFPNGTRFTITGEREGAYRVRLSGDQSVWVPVGDLRLEPAGAPAVTGTVGAVRLDPAPGWIDVRLSTSDRLTFEVRAEDDALTISVYGAESRTNWLHYGHADPLVRRAEWNQPRDDLYTVRLELAEPVWGWRTFWDESGALVVRVRRPPRIDPRMPMRALRIAIDAGHPPGGAIGPTGLTEAEANLAISKHLVRMLREAGAEVLETRPDAQAVDLGARPLRATVEDAHFLVSVHNNAFPDGVNPWENNGTTVFYNQPQSLHLARHMQAEILAEIGLRDLGIARADLALTRPTWMPSVLTETMFLMIPQQEAALRDPAVHERIAAAHFRAIRAFLEGRAGR
- a CDS encoding AmpG family muropeptide MFS transporter — its product is MNQPHASRSVFSVFGQRKMAALLVLGFSSGMPLFLTSKTLQAWMTVEGVDLATVGRVSWLALPYTLKFLWAPILDRYIPPFLGRRRGWLLITQVLLGLLIAAMSLHDPKQALFILFVNTLLIAFFSATQDIAVDAYSVDVLEDREMGAGASLKVMGYRIALILTGGLALVMADRMPWGTVYIIMAAFMLLGILGTFLAPEPVLREGPPASLADAVVKPFMEFYHRAGPTMGPLLLLFIILYSMADRFVQNMANPFLLDVGYTLTEVGAITQALGLAATIAGVLVGGAFIAKLGINRSLWILAVIQMGSNLAYYLLAVRPKDLSLLTGAILVENFSGGLVTAGFVAFMMSLCSRQFSATQFALLSSFMAFARDFVAGFAGDIAKATGWPQFFLISIAAGIPALLMLPIVAPLTRENPRGAAEHTGEVADEPLTRPA